ACGGCGTCACGAATCACGTTCTCCAAAAAGATCTTGAGCACGCCACGTGTCTCTTCGTAGATGAGACCACTGATACGCTTCACGCCACCCCTACGAGCCAAACGCCGAATCGCGGGCTTAGTGATTCCCTGAATGTTATCGCGCAACACCTTACGGTGTCGTTTCGCTCCTCCCTTTCCCAAACCCTTGCCTCCCTTTCCACGCCCAGACATTCTTGCTCAGAAAAGTTCAGTTAACAACTACAAGTCTCACAATCTGCACCGTAAATTCAAACACACAACAATTAAACTAAACCAAAGAGGATTAAGAGTAAGATGAAGAAAGCATGGCAAAATTAGTAGTAATTGGAAATTACCGAGAGGGAAATGGTGAGAACTGCGTTTTCTGTACTGGTGGAATGCGAGGGagattttgtttgtatttataTATACGTGGTGTTGGGGTTGGGGGACTAGTGCGCGGATCCGTGAGAGGGATTTCGGTGAAGCGTTTTGGAGCGTTGATGGACTGTGAATGAACGGTTCAGATGTGAGATAAAGTTGCGTGCGGATCGATGACGtggatgagaaaagaaaaaaacctaGTGGCTTCTGTCTTTGGCGCCTATGCCAGTTTGAACTTTCGAGCCCGCTGAATTCTATTCTCAATGCCACGGAGTGTGTGTTTAGAGTTAAATCCAACAAAAATGAAAGTTATAATAATTGCTTTGGAAAGTGTGATACAGCTGAAAACATCTTTAAAtgtatcaactttttttttattgtttaagcGATCCTGATAATATCcattacttatttttacttttttttagtataagCGTTTAATCTCTATGACCCACTCCAATTCTTTGAGTGCTTAAATAATCAAAAGTGTTCGCAtccttatatttataattattttatttatgaaataattaaattttaaaaattaagatatttattgAGACTATTAttttgcaaaatattttttgaaaatataaaataaattttatttaaaataataaaaataacaaaaactcaCTATTatctaatgtttttaaaattgacCTGATTTATCATATGGATGACCTAATTGATTTGAGTCTATTATTGAATCGGTCATGAGTATGACCTAACTTAGTATAAATCAACAACTTAAATATGCGACTCAATCTTATTAGAAATATCTCATATGTTATATGCAAGTTTTAACTTTTTCACATGCTCAATGTGATTACAcgttataaatataaaacaaatcaaattttaaaatttataagaatgaaaatagGTCAAATCAGACTTTAGTAAACAAACATAACatgttttataaaactaaagCCTAAGTCTCACATATTATCTATCAAACACATCCTTTTGAGTTTGATTTATCTTGATCTAttagtctattttatatttttttttcaaaagtaaaaCTTACAATTCATTGTTAGGTTTTCAACAACATAAGTGTTAATGTCTACacacaataaaaacaaacaaaaaatggtgGTCAATAAAACCAAATCAATTGGATAGTATGTAAAtgctatttttttagtatttttattttttatctatttaatatatgttgatgtcaacttgtcaaaaaaaaaaaatgtacattcTTACCAAAAGCTTAACCAACATGAATAGAAAAATTAGCATGTGAGACATTATCAACCTGGTATATTACATATTTATGATCCACGAAGTTAAAGTTATGATTtaggttaatttattttttattttaattaaataaattttttaaaagtttaagccTATCAAACCAGACTTTAAATACATCAAATCATAAGTCTTTATCTACAACTTCACCTATTATCATCCCTACTTGCAATAAAGACATCAAACTTCGAACCCATAGCCTTTGAATTCTAATAAATGACTAAACCACCACCATAGACCATTTGCtatcaaataattgatataaTGCACGTGATACATTGTCTGTGGCTTTATTTGGTCCTTTTCTTTCCTTAGGCAttgcaataaataaaaaaatcttccaTTTAAATTCACAAAGCATTAATTAAACATTAAggtgaaataaatataaataattaaaatacatgtacaaattataattgtaattaatatatataggaGATGCTAACATAGgttcacataaaaaaaatagaaggtatAAGTTAATAGTCTACTTTCATATTTGAACAAAATAaccatttttcttatattttagattGCTATAAGTTGAAGGatatttatgtaaatttattttattaatcccTTTTTTTCTCTCCCCCACGTCTACTCGTTTCATGTTGCTTTCCCTCTATCTCTGCTCACCTCTGCCTTCATCGTCTACCCCATTGTTTCCATGAGCTCCACCCACCAATCACGACGGCGGAGAGGACCGCACACCTAGTTGACTAAGTTACAAGACTCCTTTTGCCGTGCTTTTCCGATTTGGCAAAGAGAAGAATCGAGTCGGGGCTCCGATTCCTGACACTGAATACAATAAGCACTTGATAGGGATTTTCGCATCAAAGCTATTCTTTCTGATTTGTTTTCTCATTCCTAATAGCGTTGAACATAAGCGTTAATGGAAAGCCGGAAATAGAACATGGGAAAGAGAAATTAAGGCTTTTTATTAactgcattttaaaaaaataaaagaaaattacttGGCAGCCCTTTAATCTATGTTGCTATAAACTAACGGACAATGGTTTTTAAGTCAAagaacttctaattttttagtGGGTTTATGTTAGCAAACCCAATATATACTTACTGGGTGAGAATAGCAATTTTATTGCTTGCTACTTTTGGGATCAATCCTGTAGTGGCCTGCTGTTACGGGCAATAGTGGCCTTCAAACATTAAACGCAGACTGTTACTTCCTGCACCTCCATGTTATTTCCTGTATCATTTCTGGAATGTTTTTTGTACCTTTCAGATTGATCATtctggaaacaaaaaaaaaagtgcattcCAGAACATAAAGAAGCCATGAAATAAGTGCAGGAAGCAACTTGGGAGGAGAAGGAAACAATagtcacgaaaacaatttttgtgTTAGGCCGGATTGTGCTACTTTGGCACCCAAATAAAAATATCTcttgagagataaaaaaaaaaaaaaaaaaggtggcgACTACCAAGGTCTATTTCCAGTGTGACCGTGTGGTGATACTTGTCACgagcttttaatttatttatttttttatagctaTTAGCCTATTTCAGTATTTATTTCTATATATTTCATGCTTCTTTCTTAGGCAACATGTGCTTAACATGTGCTATATAAAAGTAGTGCTTTTGGTTCCATGGTCTTTTTTGGCGTTAACAACTTGAATCAGCATGATTAAGAAATGCTTTTTCCAAGTTCCACCATCGTAGGTGTTGCATTCATAGCTCGTGTAGCTCAGTATTATAGCCACCAATATTCATAtactatgtatttatttattccttTTAGTTGTGAGGTGGTTTCCATAATCCCCATCACTGAGCACCAATCACACAAGGGCAAGGAAAGTACTTTTGGAAACATAATCTCAACCTTTATGCAGTGTGATATTTTTCCCCCCTCTATATACATAAAGGATTCTATAGGAAACCAAAACCCAGTTTTGGCCCCTTGAATTCGTGTCTCGGTgagaatcaatataaaaaattattaagttaaaataattttaaattttaaaaattattctttttcgtTTTCTTTACACCTTATCAAGcatatgtaaaattttcttttcaactaTCTCCCACACAAACTAATCACTAGTCAAACAAAAGGCTATTGGATTTCACTTTTATCAATGTTTTGCATTTTTGGATATTAAAACGCCGACCGTAAACCTAGCTAGTGGCTAACAAAGACGATGATGATGGGGCTGTCTTCTTTCCCGCCTTTGGAAGTTACCCTAGAAACTATAGCCTTAAAGCTTAACTTGAGAAGAACATGGTTGCATGGATTCAACtaaattttagattattatgACTAGACAATAAGTTTcaatgaatttataattttttattagttaaaaaattatttaattattcaataaataaattttttaataatttttcataagttttagtattttatgaaacactactagaaataatattttttaacatactaacttttaatttctaattttttatattttttatctgtaatatatttattcttttttattactatttttaaaataaatcataatttttatttttttatcatttcatactttttaattattttaacatatatttcTACTAAACAtctctaatttaataagttttcaacttaactaatttttctaatttttcagttaattttgtataacttatataatataatctCGTATTAAACATCAATTCACAACTTGTTATGCTAATGTGTACGAGGCCTTAATTAATGATAGGCTAAAAGTATAAAGTATGGCTGACTCTGCATTCTTAAATTAATCACTTTAGAGCAGGTAAAGTAACCGATTTCAAATATTTTGGGAGGCTTGAGATTGTTAACATATTTGGGTACTGGTTTtacgtaaaaaaaaatgtagacaAAAGTGAAATGCAACGTTAAGTAGGAGCCTATGTTGGTTTttggatttgaaaaaaaaaatgaaatgtgaaCCGATTAGTTTTAATTGGTTTGCTTTTGTTaggattttagttttttttttccctaatttgaatcaaatcaaattaatgttgAATGAATTGGTTTGATTCAGATcattaaatacataattaaaaaaatgtttaaaacaatatataaaataacaatttttattcaaaaattaacatataatcGGTGACATACATCAAATGAGCTAAATCCATCATGGGGAGATCCAGagataaaaattatactttcaaCGCCAACTCAGTAGAGGTTCAAAGGAGGCTCAAGAGAGTCAACAACCGTTGTGAGAAGGTAGAACAACTGAGAGGAGGAGGCTATGAGAGTATGCATGTGTGACGTTCTTGTAGTAGGATTATGTAAgaaagaaaaacgaaaatgtCAAAGTGAATTTTTATATGTATGCAATGGACATAAAACTCAAAAGAGATgtacaaaataacataaaaatataagtaacttcaacatttaaaatataataataataatattatatattttgtttgaaataataattagaaTCAATTGTCATTGATTTGATTCGGGTTGGATCCAAACTAGGAAAAAATTGaaccaatttaattaatttgatttgaattgtCGAGTTTATTGGATTAACCTAATGAATACCCctaatttaaaatacttttgatgttattttttaattacttacatGTCAAATTGTA
The nucleotide sequence above comes from Glycine soja cultivar W05 chromosome 11, ASM419377v2, whole genome shotgun sequence. Encoded proteins:
- the LOC114376328 gene encoding histone H4 translates to MSGRGKGGKGLGKGGAKRHRKVLRDNIQGITKPAIRRLARRGGVKRISGLIYEETRGVLKIFLENVIRDAVTYTEHARRKTVTAMDVVYALKRQGRTLYGFGG